In one Culex quinquefasciatus strain JHB chromosome 2, VPISU_Cqui_1.0_pri_paternal, whole genome shotgun sequence genomic region, the following are encoded:
- the LOC119766771 gene encoding uncharacterized protein LOC119766771 — MKFIIAVLALALAVAVNGSYLPSVVSYSAAVPAVSSSVWPAYGGLYEKSAVLGGYAGYPATYGSWPVYGKTWGYQAAPVVTKVVDNGAWNYGGYGYNKYWL, encoded by the coding sequence ATGAAGTTCATCATCGCAGTCCTGGCTCTGGCTTTGGCCGTCGCAGTCAACGGATCTTACCTTCCAAGCGTGGTATCCTACTCTGCGGCTGTTCCAGCCGTCTCCAGCTCGGTGTGGCCAGCCTACGGAGGTCTGTACGAAAAGTCCGCAGTGCTGGGAGGTTATGCCGGCTACCCGGCAACCTACGGAAGCTGGCCAGTGTACGGAAAGACCTGGGGATACCAGGCGGCACCGGTTGTGACCAAGGTCGTCGACAATGGAGCGTGGAACTATGGCGGCTACGGATACAACAAGTACTGGCTGTAA
- the LOC119766769 gene encoding uncharacterized protein LOC119766769, which translates to MKFIIAVLALALAVTVNGSYLPSVVSYSAAVPAVSSSVWPAYGGLYGKSAVLGGGYAGYPATYGSWPVYGKTWGYQAAPVVTKVVDNGAWNYGGYGYNKYWL; encoded by the coding sequence ATGAAGTTCATCATCGCAGTCCTGGCTCTGGCTCTGGCCGTCACTGTCAACGGATCGTACCTTCCAAGTGTGGTGTCCTACTCGGCGGCTGTTCCGGCCGTCTCCAGCTCGGTGTGGCCAGCCTACGGAGGTCTGTACGGAAAGTCTGCTGTGCTGGGAGGAGGTTATGCCGGTTACCCGGCAACCTACGGAAGCTGGCCGGTGTACGGAAAGACCTGGGGATACCAGGCGGCGCCGGTTGTGACCAAGGTCGTCGATAATGGAGCGTGGAACTATGGCGGTTACGGATACAACAAGTACTGGCTGTGA
- the LOC6034879 gene encoding uncharacterized protein LOC6034879, whose amino-acid sequence MLTEQTQRQQQQTTRHEGGATATTLRKALARQSRKLTRNQFCSSQDNLGASEYRKDRRVHGLQLPLHPLQLVGWFALILFGYSTFALLIPALKPSVQLPLYYVLATLYLLHLVSHLAALLLDPADVELRRKSSRAVVPEFDRSKHSHVIENGRCHLCNIKTTSHRTKHCSVCNKCVGTFDHHCKWLNHCVGGRNYVAFLMCVVSAVIAALVILAAAVVEIVLYHVQPEWLNVAWFGFANSSDTTAIVDPTSDQTNTDLNNDTLANSTLPSLLDNITSSAQDLLLNQTLFINETADNVTDEATDSPVDKSPAGTGISVNNTIFLAIIGFLGILAAIAAGLLLHLCFFHIYISFLGLTTYEYIRNNRQNVMTNQPTQLPQDARSLANGPSTTTSTVGATSKLSMLSNCTKSHHTIPEIYICSSANPAADLSIPGPLNDLNRQRPRTLHCCDNSKECTNNITSAGLRNLDSVSLATAATSASLTTTTRQKSAFYMCSMLEERNVAAVKGHPREKCESRTFHCCSQYRQTVNGEDFETTTTSESFVQYSEQCTFCSVKMKPAGNELDKADQITALQEKQCCVKSLTKHHRWKRKWNCCSNVPDSPDVPGDPLRSISAGVPQQDVLQHFPTITNVMEHNHLQHQQQQQQQQLNHYELTNNANRANNIRNNNCVSNNNCSTSTDSRNGSGNGYYDINLISVGDHNAINNNYNISSTSNGNNNRILNDANGNDVSLTPISVSPVPKRPRARLVRPWPVVRLRHMMRMIDRYRRPRCRPGLAPAAAATGSVKQNQVRPLSTSECTATVVAGMTACGSGSPTMLPTSTIRTDTPPTMPALPPPVRRKLKNTTDDLQDLVNTLALVQQQQQQQQQQQNQQPMIRIPIHPSYRRSRRKTLIRNRSPTLSPIHESGLSNPTSPQLCRHSCSASISSLASGAAANVCGGGSSGAQATSTTVDRPI is encoded by the coding sequence ATGCTCACAGAGCAAACCCagcgacagcagcagcagacgACACGACACGAAGGCGGTGCCACAGCGACGACACTTCGCAAAGCCCTTGCCAGGCAGAGTCGCAAGCTTACGCGCAATCAGTTCTGCTCATCCCAAGATAATTTGGGCGCTTCCGAGTATCGCAAGGATCGTCGGGTGCATGGGTTGCAACTGCCGTTGCATCCGCTGCAACTGGTCGGTTGGTTCGCGTTGATTCTTTTCGGTTATTCGACCTTCGCTCTGCTCATCCCGGCTCTGAAGCCTTCGGTTCAGTTGCCGCTTTACTACGTGCTAGCAACGCTGTATCTGCTGCATCTGGTGTCACatctggcagcactgctgcTCGATCCGGCCGACGTAGAGCTGCGTCGCAAGAGCAGCCGAGCGGTCGTGCCCGAGTTTGACCGCAGTAAGCATTCACACGTGATTGAGAACGGACGGTGTCATCTGTGCAACATCAAAACTACCAGCCACCGGACCAAACATTGCAGTGTGTGTAACAAGTGCGTCGGTACCTTCGACCATCATTGCAAATGGTTAAATCACTGTGTTGGTGGTCGAAACTATGTGGCATTCCTTATGTGCGTGGTGAGCGCCGTCATCGCAGCGCTGGTCATTCTGGCCGCTGCTGTAGTGGAGATTGTGTTGTACCACGTGCAGCCTGAGTGGCTGAATGTAGCCTGGTTTGGCTTCGCGAATAGCTCCGACACTACTGCTATCGTTGATCCCACCTCGGATCAAACAAACACTGATCTCAACAATGATACTCTTGCAAACTCTACACTACCGTCTCTTTTGGACAACATCACTAGCTCGGCTCAGGATTTGTTACTTAACCAAACTCTCTTCATCAACGAAACGGCAGATAACGTCACCGATGAAGCCACGGACTCCCCAGTCGATAAATCACCCGCGGGAACCGGTATCAGTGTCAACAATACGATTTTCCTTGCCATTATCGGATTCCTTGGCATCCTCGCAGCTATAGCTGCCGGATTGCTTCTGCATCTGTGCTTCTTCCACATCTACATCTCATTCCTTGGTCTCACCACCTACGAATACATACGCaataatcgtcaaaatgtaaTGACAAATCAACCCACGCAACTCCCGCAGGATGCTCGATCTCTTGCAAATGGTCCTTCAACCACCACATCAACCGTGGGTGCCACCTCTAAGCTTTCCATGCTGTCCAACTGTACGAAATCCCATCACACTATTCCGGAAATCTACATCTGCTCATCGGCCAACCCTGCCGCCGATTTGTCTATACCAGGGCCCCTGAACGACCTGAACAGACAACGACCCCGTACCTTGCATTGCTGTGATAACTCGAAAGAATGTACCAACAATATCACATCGGCTGGTCTTCGCAACCTGGATTCGGTTTCGCTAGCTACGGCTGCTACCAGTGCTTCGCTTACCACCACTACCCGTCAAAAATCAGCTTTCTACATGTGTTCAATGCTGGAAGAGCGAAACGTAGCAGCTGTCAAGGGCCATCCCCGGGAAAAGTGCGAATCACGCACGTTCCACTGCTGCTCGCAGTATCGACAAACGGTCAACGGTGAAGACTTTGAAACAACGACCACGTCCGAGTCCTTTGTCCAGTACAGTGAACAGTGCACCTTCTGCAGTGTCAAAATGAAACCCGCTGGAAATGAGCTGGACAAAGCCGATCAGATTACGGCACTACAGGAGAAGCAATGCTGCGTCAAGTCTCTCACGAAGCATCATCGCTGGAAGAGGAAATGGAACTGCTGCTCGAACGTGCCGGACAGCCCAGACGTTCCCGGCGATCCGTTGAGATCCATATCCGCCGGTGTGCCACAGCAAGATGTGTTGCAACACTTTCCCACGATCACCAATGTGATGGAACATAATCATCTGCAAcatcagcagcaacaacaacagcaacagttGAATCATTATGAACTGACAAATAATGCAAATCGTGCCAATAACATTAGAAATAATAACTGTGTTAGCAACAATAACTGTAGCACTAGTACCGACAGTAGAAACGGTAGTGGCAATGGATACTACGACATAAATCTGATATCAGTCGGAGATCACAACGCTATCAACAACAACTATAACATCAGTTCTACCAGCAATGGGAACAACAACCGTATTCTGAACGATGCGAACGGGAACGATGTCTCACTAACCCCCATCAGTGTCTCGCCGGTACCGAAGCGGCCCCGAGCTCGCCTTGTGCGACCCTGGCCAGTGGTTCGACTGCGGCACATGATGCGTATGATTGATCGCTACCGTAGACCACGGTGTCGACCTGGGCTTGCTCCAGCAGCAGCGGCAACCGGATCTGTCAAACAGAACCAAGTTAGACCCCTGTCAACCAGCGAGTGTACGGCGACGGTGGTCGCTGGAATGACCGCGTGTGGATCCGGATCTCCCACAATGCTTCCGACATCGACGATCCGAACGGATACTCCGCCAACGATGCCGGCCTTGCCACCGCCCGTACGGCGTAAGCTCAAGAATACCACCGATGACCTGCAGGATCTCGTCAATACGCTCGCGTTAgtccagcaacaacaacaacaacagcagcaacagcagaatCAACAACCGATGATCCGAATTCCGATCCATCCATCGTACCGTCGTAGCCGACGGAAGACCTTAATACGTAACCGCAGCCCAACGCTATCGCCGATCCACGAGTCCGGCCTGTCGAACCCGACCTCGCCACAACTCTGTAGACACTCGTGCTCGGCCAGCATCTCATCGCTGGCTTCCGGAGCGGCTGCCAACGTGTGTGGCGGTGGTTCCAGCGGAGCCCAAGCGACGTCAACAACCGTAGATAGACCTATCTGA